The Alnus glutinosa chromosome 1, dhAlnGlut1.1, whole genome shotgun sequence region GGGGACTTCTCTTGTATCTATGGGTCTGATTTTCTATCTATGCATCCATTAGTCAGCTTCTTAAAAATTGTAGTCAATTACttacaaaataattattataaaaaaaaaaaaaaaattgtagtcaATTAGGGAGAGGTCCCCGTGGCTTAATGAAGTTCACATGCATTGGCTTGAGTTATTTTTGATTGGACCCAATTATTTAGCCAAATAATGGCTCTgcttgttgatatatatatatatatatataaaatgttcttttgtaatataaaagtgaaaataattttaaatgttttgtattttcagttttttttattaatattttttaaaaaaatacggaagacaaaaggaaaaataaaaaatgaaaagagctttaaccaaaaaaaagtCATAATTTCAAGTGATAGTATGATAGTCTGAAAATGTGAAAGCACATGTTCAACAGGATTAAAATTCTCTTCATATtaaattttacagatttaatgatatatacacGTTGTCACTTGTAccattctttaaaattttaaataatgtaatgcttttatgtataaataatttgacattatatacaccattaatataacaaaacaaaattcaaaccataaaataaactttatttttcttttcctcttccaTTTCCttgttataaaattaaatatacatataaagaGAAGCCGCACGTTGAATGATAAGATTGAGGTGGATGAGGGAGTAGGCAAATGAAAAcgacaaatctttttttttttttttttttttggtattaattaagaaaaaaaaaacacacacacgaAAACGACAAatcttggtttttctttctttttacttattattactaGTTTCCTTCAGGCTTCAAGCAACCTTCTTTATCACTTATTACAGTGATCCATGATATGCAATATAATAATCAGTCCGTGGATTAATTGCTTCTTGGCAAACGTGATCCCACCTAATAATACGTGTTCCCATTAATTATTGTGATCTCTTGGACCTTTGACCGACTTTTTTACTAATCAAGGATTAGGGTTTTCTACAAATTACTACCCAAAAAAACCGAAATTATTCAAATATGCTGGAACTAGTACTATGAGTGTAGATGAGGACAACAGCCAAGGACATAAATTTATTGTAAATTGGGGTggagaaatttcttttaatttgactTACAAAATTATTATGTCTCataatagttttattaaaaaaattacgtgATTTTtacattcaaattaaaaaattgagacacatgacaattttataaattgaattagaagaagataaatattatttagtagactctCGTACGACTGGAATGGCGTAACAATAAAAatcaacgtttttttttttttttttttaaagtattgattcaaagataaatttttactgttatattatttaattatatgacaGTTGTACTTAAGTATGCTAAATACCATTAAGAAATTCTTCCAAGAAGAGGAAATTTATGTCGAATGGGCAATGATGTTAAAAACAGGGAAGAAAAGTACAAAGTAATAAGGTCTTCAGCCTTCTGTTCTtcctgtttttaattttttttttttttttcgtttgagAGAGAGGGATGGCTCATGGCTGATAAAAGTTCTTAAATGTTTTAGCTTGTATAGTCTCCAATGGAATTTTATTGGACcacataatattaaaaaaaaataataaaaaaaaaagacttcttTTACCATCGCTTAAAGCCTTAAACTCCACCTTTAATCAATAGAATTGCCTTTAATCAATAGAACATCTTTTAGGCATTGTGTTGCACCACCATGAGACCGATTTTTATATGATGAGATCCAGGGACGGAACAGGGGAGTCAGGGGTCACAGTCTCTCCtagttttgattttattttatttttttaaaaataaatattaacagataataatatatatatatatgggtgctTGACTcctattaaaattataatgcaCAATGTTCCATAGGGTATGAGAAAAACCAACGCCCAAGGAGACAAACAGAGGGTCAGCCTATGATTTATAACAAGTAGCGTGTGAACTTGGGATGCATCAATTGGCTACACTTTTGTAGAATGTGCAAGCCTgacccccctcccctcccctcccctccccacCCTTAATTATCGTAACCAGCAGCTTTTCTTCCATTTTAACTTcccaaaagagagagagagagagagagagaagagaaaaaaaaaaaaaaagaaaaaaaaaaaaaaagaagaaaaaggcgGCTTTTCTTCCATCTACACACTCCAAAAGTCACCAAAATAATGGTCCCCTTCCCCTTTGTATGTCTGCAAGTGATATATTAGTCTTCACCAAACGCTGTCTTCGTCGTTTTCATTTGGTTTTAGGTTGTTCTTAAAGAGGACTGAGTAAACAGGGTTCCCTCATTGTTGCGCAAGTACACATTGCTTTGTTCATATTTGACACGCTCTAATAAACTTGGAAAGATTCAATAATGCCCTCTTCTCTTTAACATCCcatcacctctctctctctctctctctctctctctctctctctctgtggttCTCTCTGGCTGCACCGATCTCCCAAACACAGCAAAGACGACAGGGAAAAAAGACATGGGTAATGAGTACAATCGCTTCAACAACCACCAGAATCATCATCTCGATCCAAGAGCTACATTTCTGCCCATGTTATGTTCAAGAACGTCTATCAAAGATGTGGTACTTCCGAGTTGGAAAGACCGGTCGGCGTCCTTCTCCGACGACCCTTTGTCTCCTAAAATAGGTTGCATGGGCCAGGTCAAGAGGAACAACAGAGTAGTTGGCTTCCCGGTCACCTCTTCTCACAAACATATTactaacaacaacaacaacaacactgCCAAGTACTCCAAGCTCAAGAAACTCTTCTCTGGCAAAAATCTAGCCACACCCACTACCGTCGCCGCCACCGCCAGCTGTCGGATCAGGAGACAAGTGGACGTGAATAGCGCAAGCGAGCCGAAGAGTAATCATAGTAGTGAGAGCTGTGTTTCTGTCGTTGATATGGATCCTCCACTGCCGGTGATCAAGCGGCCGGTGCAAAAGCCTGAAGCAGGGGAAGGGGAGAATCTTTGGAAGAGGAGATCTGGTGGGGTAGCGCTGAAAACTCTACAGCTTCAACAAATTCATCATCCTAAGCATCGTCTTCAACCCATCACAGTTTGATGAGAAAACTTCATTTGAAGTAATGTAAATGTTTTGGATCTTAATTTCCAGTTTTGAATATTGTTTGACTCTGTTTTTCAAAGTTTGGTGATGATGATCAGGGTGTATGTAATAATTGTTCTTATGTAGATCCATCCTTTTCTTGACATAATCAATGAGAAAAGCCACCACAAGATCATCCTGCCGGAAGTAAACTCATAGGCTTTCTAAGAAGCACTTCCTTTACACGTAAAATTGGCTGTGTGTAAATGAAACAGACAAGCCAAAGTAATAGCAAACCAAAATCAGGCTTTATGCcctttttctatattttcacTATGACAATAGGAAAAGCTACCGTTACTacaatagtaaaaaaaataaaatcagcgGTTATATATGGTTAACTGTCATGGCAAGTATCATAGTGGCTCTCAGGAAGGAGGAAAATGGGATGTAAAATTGAATCATAAATCTTGGTAGTTCACTTGTGCCAAATACATTGCTTTCAATACGATAGCAAGAAATTCATGCACTCTTATAAAAGAGGTTTCTTGAAACAGAAATGAAGCCAGAGAGGTTTCTTGAAACAAAAGAACTGAATGAAATAAATGGCCAGAGATATGAGCAAATTTGTCGACAGTTATCTCAAGTGACTCATCAACTGCTTTGGCTGgtcacatgtatatatatgcaacAAGAAGAGACACTCAACTGAGAGCAAGATTAGATGTGAAGGAGATCAATTAATACAATGCCGTACCAACAAAGATGGCTTATGTATGGCAGCATCATGGGTTGATTGGGTTCCAGTTGGGAGTTGTGAAAGCAAGAAGGGCGgagtaaatttttttgtaaacaaaaagcTTTAACTTGGTCATAGTACAAGCCCACAAAATTGCTTTGAGTTTGACTGAAAAGTGCTTGATTCTCTCAGAAGTCAAGAACCCCTCTCCTACACCCCCGCCGTCTATATTTTCCCTTCACCCCCCTTTtagcttttttggtttttaccTGGGTTTTGGATGTTTGATCTACTGCTCTTCCTCTATCTTTACCATCCACGCCCGCTTCACCTTCCGCCAGTCCCTGTTCCCGCCCGTGCACCCCACATGCCGACACCACTTTTGGTCTCAAGCGGCAAATTCTGGACTGCTCTACCCCACTGGCTCCTTTGGCTCTCTTTTTGTGGAGCCTATTTggcacaaaaataaaaaataaaaaattgcagatTCAGATCTACGCTACGAAAAATAATGTCCATGGCAGCTTGTTTTTATCTCCTCCTGCTTCTCAACAGCTCTTTCAAAAGCTACTTTGAAACTAAGAAACACAAGAGTGCCATTGGATGTACTCACAACACCTCATAGGAACTACTACActtaggggtgtgcaaaacccatTTGTACCCGCGAACATGCCCCGCACCAACCCGTCCCGTTAATAACggatataagacatttctaaaaaagtgcAAATCCTAAATATGCCAACCCATGATTTATGGGGTGGGTTGCGGTATTAATTGTTTTCCCactcgccccgccccgccctgccccgccccgccccgccccgcaatccaTTTATACTGTACtatcaaatttttcccaaaaaaaattataagagtccTGACAAGGGGTGTGcttttgatttcatcaaattttccccaaaaaaattataagagtcgcgactaggggtgtgcctttgatttcatcaaattttcctcaaaaaaattataaaagtcaCGACTAGAGTCACGAATTGCCCAAattgtgtacctttgatttcattcaatacAGTTTTGCactatccatttcatctctattcttattccattctCATATACACTTCCAtctctacattctcacatacacatacacattcaatctacaatcatagaatagaataaaaaagttatttacagTTGTGTTTGTTGGTAGTTttggttctttcttcttgttcttgtttgctAGTGAGGTTGATTCAActggaattttcaaattttgaactgCGTTAGCAAGattggaaattatttttttttggttttgggcccccccaaaaaaagaggAATACCCGAACCCGCATGAACCCGTCCCGATCCGCCCTACCCGAGGCCCAgcgggttgaccattcactatgcgGGTTGCGGATCTCGATTTTCAAACACGTTCACTGTGGCGCGGGTTGTGAAAAACATGCAAATCCGGCTCAATCCACCCTACGCACCAGCTCTACTGACAGCTTTCCCTCTTACTTCCTCCATTTCAAGGTTTTTTTCCAAAAACTGTGGAAAAGACCTGCTTGGATTGTTGTTTAGAATTAGGATAATAATTTTGGTTTTggtaattttctttgttattttgtttctgtatctcatgaaaaaaaaaaaaaaaaaaaaaaaaaaaaaaaaccaaagagagGACTCTCCCACAAGAACTCAAACCTTGGAATTTCTGCTTAAAAATATCTCAGGCTCACTGCttggaaaatatatttcaaatggTGGGTAATTCGCTCTTATCCATTTTCAAGGATGCCCAGgccaattttttgtaattttgtttcatcCACCGGAGAGTTTTGCAAGGCATCTAAAGAACTCATCATTCACAAATCTAATGCTTCTTGTTTTGACGTAAAGTGATTTTcttcgtaaaatagtttcaggaaagttatttttcaagaaaatattttttgttgaaagtaTTTTCAGGTATTTAGCGcatatgaaaaattacaaatatttttttatattttcattcaatcattttaacttataaaaatcaatttttattcacaatatataaatattaatgtaaaataatataatatttttattcacaatggtttgccggattccgacaaaaGTGGCCAGAATCCGACCAAAACAGTTGAAATCCTGCATAGAACGGTTGAAACCCGACCATTCTAGTCGGAATCCCGGCATAACGGCTGGAATCCAGCACAGAACAACCAAATTCCGTCCGTTCTGCTTGATCCAGCCAAATGGCCAGAATTGGACCATTCTGGTCGCCGGAATTTGGGAAGGTGACGGGATTCCGATCGCAGGAATCCGACGATAATGACAGGACGTTGTTGGATTCCGACACTGACTAGATTTCGATGGTAGTCGACTGCTTGAAAGTAAAAATCAACTGCGTCATTTAAAAGAGAGTCAAATGCGTCTGTCATATagagaaaataatttacgcgtaaatcattttctaaaatttactaagcatttttggtcaaacgaaaatcatttttcggttgactattattttcacctccaccaaatatcaaaaaatactgaaattatttttcagaaactatTTTCCACCGAAACAAACATAGCATAAATTCAAACTCATAATCCTGCAAATTTATTTCATGGCTGATCGAAATCTTCACTTAGCATGTAATGGACATAGAGGAAGGAGCTTGTATCTGATCAAATCTCGGTAACTAAAAAGTTCGAGTCAATTCAAAGAATCAGTTGTAGCCTACATCTATGGATTTAGGAGTATACTTCTATTATTTTTGATACATACAAACATACAAGTCACAAAATGGATAATTGTCGAGGAAGAATTCCcaatttcaaaccctaaagCCTACTTTATACAAGCAGAGGTCAGTTGCACGTCAAGGTTGCCAGCAAGTATTTGGATGACTTTGTTACCATCAACCTTGATCTTTATAAGGAGTCCATATCAGTTTGCTAACATCAACCTCCAGGCCCCCACGACCAGCAGCTTTTAGATGACGATCCAAGACCTTGGGATCAGCACAGATTACATGCTGCCCTTTCCTGTACTGAATCAGTTCAAGGCTCTGAAGGGTGCTCAAAATATCCTCCGCCTTAATGGCTGTCATGTCACTAAGCTCCTGCAGAAAGCAAAAGGATTCAATAGAAGGTATCAACACTAAATAACCAGCAGAAAGGAGCTGGttcaagagagaagagagaagctCAAGCAATAAAAACCCATGGATACAACGCCAGCAACGTTTAcctataagaaaaaaaacaatgaaaagatAATACTAAAAGTGATTTGTCAAAGCTCAACAAGCTGCAAATTATTATCAGGTTCAACTTTTCTGTTCTTGATAAGTATCAGGTTCAACTTTATCTCTAGATATGTCCTATCTTTTCCTCTTTCACGGGCGTGGCACCACATCCTTGCAGAGCAcctattttcaaaaattttcttttttctgtagtTTAGTTCAGTAAATTCATTTCAAACAATTCCCATGGGATGTCTGAATACAAGAAACAAATTCACAGAAGACGAATATGCAATTGAACCACAAAGGCAAACTTGTCTTGATCTTAATAAACATTCAAACAAAAGCATACCTTGATAGATATGTTGCCCTTGTGCTTCTTCAAGATGTCTAAAAGAACCCGAGTCCAGTAACCTCTGTAGCTCAACAGACCAAGATCAGAAAGGGGCCTCTCAGGTGTGCCGACTTTACCTTCTTTTTTAGAAAGCTCATATGCTGCTCCATGCAAGAAATGATGTAAGCAATTCTTACTGCTTGAAGATACATGACACAAGACAAAGAAATGCAAAGTAGAAACTTGTCGCagcaaatataattaaataaataaataaaataaagaggaacACAACTTACAGAAGGCAATTAAAAATTTGCCATAGCCTTTCCTTTGATAGGGAGGAAGGGTGAGGATGCATGCTAAATTATAAGACTCCTCTGAGTGCTTCTCCTGCACCAACAGATACAGAACACATGGTCATATATGAATTTCAGGAATTTCTGAAAACGTCAGTCATGTTTATATTGAAATTGTCCCTTGCTACCCATCACCTTTCGCTACTATTAACAAAGTTTGTAAAATAAGGTCAACTGATTAAAATATCCAACATGTAGGAGCTAAACAACAGTGCAATAAACGTCAGTCAGATACAGAACACATAGTCATATGTGAATTTCAGAAAATTCTGAAAACGTCAGTCATGTTTATATTGAAAATTGTCCCTTGCTACCCATCACCTTTCGCTACTATTAACAAAGTTTGTAAAATAAGGTCAACTACTTAAAATATCAAACATGTAGGAGCCAAACAACAGTGCAATAAAAAAGATCCGagatcaaaaatattttctgtaacTTGCAGTACCAAATTGTCATCAAATGTCTCCACATTTCAATACCAGTGTCATCAACTAACAACCCCATAGaaacttacaaaatacaaatagagaatataaaaaattccACCACTTACAACCCTGTATGAGTTCTGAAATGATTAAACAGAACAAGgttttacatataaaataaaaataaaatcttcatCTTAtatactcttttcttttcaattttttttttttttggggggggggggtggggtgtACTCAGcattaaaattgtttaaatttcaCAAGTTCAAAGAATGTCAGAAAAATACTACCAATACCCAAGAAGGCATTTGCAGCAAAGAGCTAAGGCAAGATATAGTACCGTAGTACATAAGaccaattaaatatatttattaaattacttcGAGTGTGTAGTAAATTCAACATAATTATGatttttaatcactttttttttctttttataagtaaacgcattttattaaaaagtgcaaAAGGCGCAACTCAAATAGACAATAACTATACATGAGATACACCTAGCTAGAAGAAGAATTATGATTCTTAATCACAACACTCTATCTTTGTATGTCAAAGGAATCCTAACTTGTAACTCTCCAGAACAGCAGCTCTTTAAGGCTCCATTTATTCAgtgtaaaacatttttcatcAAATATTTTCAGGTATTTTGGTTGCGCTTGGAAAACTTGGTCAACCAAAAAACACCCAATTATTCAGTAAAATGGTTTACATTTCTAAGGCATAAACCATTTTACATCTACAATTCCTCTCTTTAAGCAATCACACACCACAGCACACCCCAGATACTACCCCCTCTCCAGCCAGCACCAACCCCCACCAAAGCCAACCCCGACTAGtggaaaatgttttcaaaaaaacatttttcagtcCGCACCAAACAGCGAAAAATGCTTTCCTGCAAACATTTTCAGGATGATagccaaacactgaaaaataagTAGTTTTCTCGAAAAATGTTTAGTCGAAAATGTTTTACGTCGAAACACTCAAAGCCCAAGTAATATGTAGCATAAGTGAAGGGTTTCAAAATCAAGTTGTGAATAAATATGTAATACATTCTAAATTACTCTACAGAATTACAAACACCTGACATAATATCCACTGTTTGATAATTCCAAATACATGCAAGATTCACCTAAACCGCATCACCAATAAATTCCATGCTCATGCCAAGAAAGTGGGGTAAGAGACAAAATCTTCACTCAGTTAACActgaaaaaataagaaacaaaaatgcAGCAGTAATTTACCTTGGAAAAATAACCAACCATGTGGCATCCACGCTCATCACATTCACACAGAATATAGAACAGAAACAGGTCAACATCATAATAAAGGGTCTTGTGATCAAGAAACAATTTCGCCAAATAACAAAGATTCTGCCCATAaaccttgttctttttgccGTCAACCTGTTTCCCAAACATTTAGTCAAAGAAAGTTTATATAAACCAAAAACTTCGGATCTGATCATGTGCAACAAGAAGATCTTATAAAACACAAGATACTATAGAGAAGCTGAGAAACAAGAATAAAGGAGAACAAATATTCCTATATTAAACGAACCATATAACATGATTCTCTGAAAGTATTATCAAGCTCATCATAGTTAAAAGTTAACATGAAGTCTGTCTGTTTTATAAAACTATCAGTTAGAAGAAGATCAACAGATATATGAATTCAACataatttatctttttataaaCAGATATATAGTCTCCAATattaaaacaagatttaaattttaaatattaaaaaataattgggggaaaaaaaagtaGGGCTCTGATTATGAACTATAACATCCCAATATATAGCCAGAAACTCTCAGACAACAGGAGAACAACTACACAATGTACTTAAAGAGTTACACGGAAAATAAGAATGTCTTAATTAACCCAAACAACAG contains the following coding sequences:
- the LOC133875787 gene encoding uncharacterized protein LOC133875787, translated to MGNEYNRFNNHQNHHLDPRATFLPMLCSRTSIKDVVLPSWKDRSASFSDDPLSPKIGCMGQVKRNNRVVGFPVTSSHKHITNNNNNNTAKYSKLKKLFSGKNLATPTTVAATASCRIRRQVDVNSASEPKSNHSSESCVSVVDMDPPLPVIKRPVQKPEAGEGENLWKRRSGGVALKTLQLQQIHHPKHRLQPITV